A single window of Rhipicephalus microplus isolate Deutch F79 chromosome 5, USDA_Rmic, whole genome shotgun sequence DNA harbors:
- the LOC142818001 gene encoding uncharacterized protein LOC142818001 isoform X2 gives MVESLDMCSTLLHQLLGVFMASLQMCWVDLEQKTRSGSSPQKRASTLQAPEALFDRNIMVTVWH, from the exons atggtggaatccctggacatgtgttcaaccttgctgcatcagctccttggtgttttcatggcatctttacagatgtgttgg gttgaccttgagcagaaaacgaggagcggcagcagcccccagaaaagagcaagcaccctccaagctcccgaagctctcttcgacaggaacatcatggtcactgtgtggcattga
- the LOC142818001 gene encoding uncharacterized protein LOC142818001 isoform X1 — translation MRNVSVGEKKVRHLMRGVKEQLFAGLVRNPPTTVAQFISEATTMERTLQQHSSQYERQIPATACSIGSDSEIQALADFIRSIVRDELRQLQAVGSHQPVSALTDVIRQEVQQAVTPLTQIAPPIAEAPVLTYAAALRSPKPPATDPAMRPRYQVMQSFHATASSPPLGSRFPSTPTYLPYTSRQSGSKASTWRTSDNRPLCCHCGEAGHVYRNCQYRQLGLRGFHPDARCPRYGERPREIEAYLTGQRTPSTVQHHQSRSPSPRRSTSPSLPSSSFNLFRSRSPSPRRGN, via the coding sequence atgcggaatGTTTCAGTAggggaaaagaaggtgcggcatttgatgcgcggagtaaaagaacagcttttcgctgggctcgtgcgcaatccaccaacgacagtcgcccagttcatcagtgaggcgaccactatggaacgtacgctgcagcagcatTCGTCACAATatgaacgccagatcccggccaccgcatgctctatcggctctgacagcgagatacaggccctcgcagacttcattcgaagtattgttcgggacgaactgcgacagcttcaggcagtgggatcccatcaacctgtgtcagccctcacggatgtaatcagacaagaagtccagcaggccgtcacacccctgacccAAATCGCACCACCGATtgccgaggccccagtcctgacatacgcagcggcattgcgatcccctaagccaccggctacagatcctgctatgcggcccaggtaccaggttatgcagtcattccacgccactgcttcgagcccgcctctcggctcaaggttcccgagcacacccacctatctgccgtatacctcaagacaaagtggtagcaaggcaagcacgtggcgcacctcggataaccgtccgctctgctgtcactgcggcgaagcgggtcacgtatacaggaactgtcaataccggcaactaggtctccgcggcttccatcctgatgctcgatgcccgcgctacggtgagcgcccccgggaaatcgaagcctatctcacgggccagcgaacaccttcgactgttcagcaccaccagtcgagatcaccgtcgcctcgccggtctacgtcacccagtttgccctcatcgtcctTCAATcttttcaggagccggtcaccaagtccccgcaggggaaactag